One Kangiella geojedonensis DNA segment encodes these proteins:
- a CDS encoding DUF4407 domain-containing protein: protein MTEKKDSRFFKLISFLSLTDSEVLKECGRYDRMLAYAMVFRQLVTFIFTFMLFAYGVSLFLGATAAIITGFIFALTLFFLDQAIIGSDWALRNPFKSGIPLRSLIGLVPRIIYSLIIAIGLATLAEISLQSNAIDEQIQQESNVKNREYFAKLEAHEKELDTAIDVERGRIEELQQQIQTLRNQNAAYKAAKESNDTQSVENTLDVRQSNLEELQKSQQVLNAEISGINERLANAREEYDFWFNEALLERTGKDGRAPTEGPKYNRAVATYTDLEKQIGILEAALEDTQARLDELKPRIEAATSELNDVQSQRNQLVLSETNFEQNEQTITRLEDELSTATVALNQQIDRKQTKMDEYRVKLENDGLFYEVKTGMLRRYLALQSIHNDPVVGQAAILFSLLLKIFFIAIELMPVIIKLFFSPFSFYSLRMYRKMHIALLEEEGRLEEAKLLHAKSRRKRMQEAEDMETVSM from the coding sequence ATGACAGAAAAGAAAGACTCACGTTTTTTCAAGCTAATAAGCTTCCTTTCTCTGACTGACTCCGAAGTACTTAAAGAATGTGGTCGTTATGACAGAATGCTGGCATACGCCATGGTCTTCCGTCAGTTAGTAACCTTTATTTTTACCTTTATGTTATTCGCTTACGGGGTGTCACTATTCTTAGGAGCTACCGCTGCGATCATTACAGGCTTCATTTTTGCGTTAACCTTGTTCTTTCTCGATCAGGCCATTATTGGTTCTGACTGGGCGCTTAGAAACCCTTTTAAGAGTGGCATTCCATTACGCAGTCTTATAGGGCTCGTTCCAAGAATTATTTACTCGTTGATTATTGCAATAGGCTTGGCAACTTTAGCTGAAATTAGTTTGCAGTCTAATGCTATTGATGAACAGATTCAGCAAGAGTCTAACGTCAAGAACCGAGAATATTTCGCAAAGCTTGAAGCTCATGAGAAAGAATTGGACACGGCAATAGACGTGGAACGCGGGCGTATTGAAGAGCTTCAGCAGCAGATTCAAACGTTGCGTAACCAGAATGCTGCTTATAAAGCTGCTAAAGAGTCCAACGACACTCAATCTGTGGAGAATACTTTAGACGTTAGACAAAGCAACTTGGAAGAGTTACAAAAATCACAACAGGTGCTCAATGCGGAAATTTCAGGGATAAATGAACGGTTAGCCAATGCTCGCGAAGAATATGACTTTTGGTTTAATGAAGCATTGTTAGAGCGAACAGGAAAGGATGGTCGTGCACCGACAGAAGGCCCGAAGTATAACCGCGCGGTTGCTACTTATACGGACTTGGAGAAACAAATTGGAATCTTGGAAGCGGCTTTGGAGGATACACAGGCTCGTCTTGATGAACTCAAGCCACGGATAGAAGCGGCTACTAGTGAGCTTAATGATGTTCAGAGTCAGCGTAATCAGTTGGTGCTTAGCGAGACTAATTTTGAGCAGAATGAACAGACTATTACACGACTCGAAGATGAACTATCCACTGCAACGGTCGCCTTGAACCAGCAAATTGATCGTAAGCAAACCAAGATGGACGAGTATCGGGTCAAACTCGAAAATGATGGGCTCTTTTATGAAGTTAAAACAGGCATGTTACGCCGATATCTGGCTCTTCAGAGCATTCATAATGATCCGGTTGTTGGGCAAGCCGCGATCCTATTCAGTTTATTGCTTAAAATATTCTTTATCGCCATAGAGCTGATGCCCGTCATCATTAAATTGTTCTTCAGCCCATTTAGCTTCTACTCTCTAAGAATGTATCGCAAGATGCACATCGCTTTACTGGAGGAAGAAGGGCGACTGGAAGAGGCTAAATTGCTACACGCCAAATCTCGTAGGAAACGAATGCAGGAAGCTGAGGATATGGAAACAGTTTCTATGTAG
- a CDS encoding MFS transporter: MTKQKAMWVLASVMLLSVLGTAGIALPYPVLAPYFLDSPPNDLTHFMGIHPKILLGFSLAFYPLGLLIGNIFVGALSDSYGRRKVLLITLFGSAVGYLLTAIAVVYESFIGFTLARLLTGVCEGNMSIARAIAAELHPHIERTKAISMSYAANYAGWLIGPVIGGFLVIYGVSTVFLFAAAGIGVAFVLVFFTIERRQVARDTSSIQFWSIIRRNNSLTLLKNKQILPIFWFYFLYSMGLNAFYDFYPVWFVDYLDADSQTIAWATVALTACMIIVSSFWVDKLNARFGEIKLMVVGGSLLAVAFIIQPFIGMDRVFLIFAMIGVFIAVANGMVPTYLSKYFGHLGQGKVMGLQTSTFCVTNVIIASLGGPLSILSSRWVILTGAGLVMASVVVMLVTRQRQEAMMSGFDEKVAEVANV; encoded by the coding sequence ATGACCAAACAAAAAGCAATGTGGGTTTTAGCAAGCGTTATGTTGTTATCGGTATTGGGGACAGCTGGTATCGCTTTGCCTTATCCAGTGTTAGCACCTTACTTTTTAGACTCGCCACCGAATGACCTAACTCACTTTATGGGGATTCACCCCAAAATATTGCTAGGCTTTTCCTTAGCGTTTTACCCGCTCGGTTTATTGATAGGGAATATCTTTGTTGGAGCGCTTTCAGACAGTTACGGGCGACGAAAAGTGTTGCTGATCACTCTGTTTGGTAGTGCCGTAGGTTACTTATTAACAGCTATAGCGGTGGTGTATGAGTCGTTCATTGGCTTCACTCTTGCCCGTTTACTGACTGGTGTATGCGAAGGAAATATGTCGATTGCTCGTGCTATTGCTGCTGAGCTACATCCTCACATAGAGCGCACTAAAGCGATTTCTATGTCCTACGCGGCGAACTACGCAGGTTGGTTAATCGGGCCCGTAATTGGTGGTTTCTTGGTGATTTATGGCGTTTCGACCGTGTTTTTATTTGCGGCAGCCGGTATTGGCGTAGCTTTTGTATTGGTGTTTTTCACCATTGAACGTCGGCAAGTGGCTAGGGATACCAGCTCGATCCAATTTTGGAGTATTATCCGACGCAACAACTCTCTGACTTTACTAAAGAATAAACAAATCCTGCCAATATTCTGGTTCTACTTTTTATATTCGATGGGGTTGAATGCTTTTTATGATTTCTACCCGGTGTGGTTTGTGGATTACTTAGACGCAGATAGCCAAACCATAGCCTGGGCCACGGTAGCGCTTACCGCTTGCATGATAATTGTCAGTAGCTTTTGGGTTGATAAGCTCAATGCTCGATTTGGTGAAATCAAGCTGATGGTGGTAGGGGGAAGCTTGCTTGCTGTGGCTTTTATCATTCAGCCTTTCATCGGCATGGATCGCGTATTTCTGATTTTCGCGATGATCGGCGTCTTTATCGCGGTTGCTAATGGCATGGTTCCAACTTACTTATCAAAGTACTTCGGACACTTAGGTCAAGGTAAGGTCATGGGCTTACAAACGTCAACATTCTGTGTGACCAACGTTATTATTGCTAGTTTAGGTGGGCCGCTCAGTATTTTAAGCTCTCGCTGGGTGATTTTAACCGGTGCTGGGTTAGTGATGGCATCGGTGGTGGTGATGCTAGTCACTCGGCAGCGTCAAGAGGCCATGATGAGTGGTTTTGATGAGAAGGTCGCGGAGGTTGCAAATGTCTAA
- a CDS encoding helix-turn-helix transcriptional regulator translates to MSKPYSQSNKERILYLLKTRGDLTATILGEQLGVTMMGARQLLQELEFKGLVSSEKRVQGRGRPKLFWSLTDKGHSRFPDRHSDLTLSLISGVSQALGAEAMEKLIELREEQSLEQYLLRLERHSSLRAKVHELAAIRTEEGYMAEVETVKGGYLLIENHCPICAAAQACQGFCRSELNIFKKCLGTDVKRVDYLLEGARRCAYEVSLKACQ, encoded by the coding sequence ATGTCTAAGCCGTATAGCCAAAGCAATAAGGAACGTATTCTCTATCTATTGAAAACTCGGGGCGACTTAACGGCAACGATTTTAGGGGAACAGCTGGGGGTCACTATGATGGGGGCGCGTCAATTACTCCAAGAGCTGGAGTTTAAGGGCCTAGTTTCCTCTGAGAAGCGCGTTCAGGGACGAGGTAGGCCCAAGCTGTTCTGGTCGCTGACGGATAAGGGGCACTCTCGTTTTCCTGATAGGCACTCAGATCTGACATTAAGCCTTATTTCTGGGGTATCACAAGCTTTAGGGGCTGAAGCCATGGAAAAGCTGATTGAACTTCGAGAAGAACAGTCTTTAGAGCAATATTTACTGCGACTAGAAAGGCATTCAAGTTTGCGTGCAAAAGTTCATGAATTAGCAGCAATCCGTACAGAAGAGGGGTATATGGCTGAGGTGGAGACGGTGAAGGGCGGTTACTTACTGATAGAAAATCACTGTCCGATATGCGCCGCAGCCCAAGCATGCCAAGGATTTTGCCGCTCGGAATTGAACATATTCAAAAAGTGTTTGGGGACTGACGTCAAACGGGTTGATTATTTGCTGGAGGGCGCACGACGCTGTGCTTACGAAGTCAGTTTAAAGGCTTGTCAATAA
- a CDS encoding M3 family metallopeptidase — protein MKKLTLGAAIVSALLAAGCGDDSAQKAETTETKAAQTEAADAKAATNPEAGTEKDMAGADDNPFFKEWDTPYGMPPFEQIKDKHFGPAFEKAIAEARAEVEVIANNPEAPTFENTIEAMEYSGKLMTKVANVFFNLTSANTNPELQKIQKDVGPKLSALRDDISLNPTLFKRVETIYNQREELGLREDQMRLLEENYKSFVRGGAKLNDEEKQQLRDLNKEMTELALSFSENVLAETNNWEMVIDNEEDLAGLSQGLIDAAADTAAKRGHEGKWVFTTHRPSKTPFLMYSEKPELREKMYYAYTHRGDNDNANDNKVNASKLAQLRAKKAQLLGYDTHADFVLEERTAKNAENVYNLLNQVWPAALEQAKAERALMQEQIAKDGKDFKLKASDWRYYAEKVRNEKYALDEAAVKPYFSLESTLQGVFYTANKLFGMNFKERFDLPKYHDDVRTFEVTDNDGELIGIYITDHYVRDGKRGGAWMNSYRKQFVTEDGEFVKPIIVNVLNYPRPVGDEPTLLTFDQANTLFHEFGHAAHGLLSDGIYPSQTGTSVPRDFVEFPSQVLENWMLEPEVLAKFAKHYKTGEVIPQELINKIQSASKFNQGFATTEYMAAALLDMAWHTLDGKDLKDADAFEKATLDELGLIPEIAPRYRSAYFNHIFSSASGGYSAGYYSYIWSEIFAADAYQAFRENGIFDKETADKYVEFILSKGGTQDPLELYKKFRGKEADPKYLMISRGLIESDKE, from the coding sequence ATGAAAAAATTAACACTTGGGGCAGCTATTGTGTCGGCTCTTTTGGCCGCTGGCTGTGGTGATGACTCAGCACAAAAAGCTGAGACCACTGAAACCAAAGCCGCGCAAACTGAAGCTGCAGATGCTAAGGCTGCTACTAATCCAGAGGCTGGCACTGAGAAAGATATGGCTGGTGCTGATGATAATCCATTCTTTAAAGAGTGGGATACGCCTTATGGCATGCCTCCTTTCGAACAAATTAAAGACAAACACTTTGGCCCAGCTTTTGAGAAAGCCATTGCTGAAGCTCGTGCAGAGGTTGAGGTTATCGCTAATAACCCTGAAGCTCCAACATTCGAAAACACTATCGAGGCAATGGAGTACAGCGGTAAGTTGATGACAAAGGTTGCCAACGTATTCTTTAATTTAACGTCAGCAAATACGAATCCTGAGTTACAGAAAATTCAGAAAGACGTTGGTCCAAAACTGTCAGCATTACGCGACGATATTAGTTTAAACCCAACACTATTCAAGCGCGTTGAAACGATTTATAACCAGCGTGAAGAGCTTGGTTTGCGCGAAGACCAAATGCGTCTGTTAGAAGAGAACTACAAGTCATTTGTTCGAGGTGGCGCAAAGTTAAATGATGAAGAAAAACAACAACTTCGTGATTTAAATAAAGAAATGACTGAGCTTGCGTTATCGTTCTCAGAAAACGTTCTAGCCGAAACCAATAACTGGGAAATGGTTATTGATAACGAGGAAGATTTAGCGGGTTTATCGCAAGGTCTAATTGATGCTGCGGCTGACACTGCTGCAAAACGCGGTCACGAAGGCAAGTGGGTTTTCACGACTCATCGTCCGAGTAAGACGCCATTTTTAATGTACTCAGAAAAGCCTGAACTGCGTGAGAAAATGTATTATGCCTACACGCATCGTGGCGATAACGACAACGCTAACGATAACAAGGTGAATGCTTCAAAGTTAGCGCAACTTCGAGCCAAGAAAGCTCAGCTACTGGGTTATGACACTCATGCGGACTTTGTGTTAGAAGAGCGTACGGCTAAAAATGCTGAGAACGTGTATAACTTGTTGAATCAAGTATGGCCAGCAGCGCTAGAGCAGGCGAAAGCTGAGCGAGCCTTGATGCAGGAACAAATCGCTAAAGATGGTAAAGATTTCAAACTAAAAGCATCTGACTGGCGCTACTATGCGGAGAAAGTCCGTAATGAAAAGTACGCGCTTGATGAGGCTGCGGTAAAACCCTACTTCTCGCTAGAGAGTACATTACAGGGTGTTTTCTATACCGCTAATAAGTTGTTCGGTATGAACTTCAAAGAGCGTTTCGACCTTCCGAAATATCATGATGACGTCCGTACGTTTGAAGTCACCGATAATGATGGTGAGCTAATCGGTATCTATATTACCGACCATTATGTTCGCGATGGAAAGCGTGGTGGTGCCTGGATGAACTCTTACCGTAAGCAGTTTGTTACGGAAGACGGTGAGTTTGTTAAGCCTATTATTGTAAATGTATTGAACTATCCACGTCCTGTAGGCGATGAGCCAACCTTGTTGACTTTTGATCAAGCGAATACCTTGTTCCACGAGTTTGGTCATGCAGCCCACGGTTTATTATCTGACGGTATCTACCCATCACAAACGGGTACGTCGGTTCCTCGTGATTTTGTTGAGTTCCCATCTCAAGTTCTAGAGAACTGGATGCTTGAGCCAGAAGTATTAGCTAAGTTTGCGAAGCATTACAAAACCGGTGAAGTGATTCCTCAGGAGTTAATCAACAAGATCCAATCGGCATCTAAGTTTAACCAAGGCTTTGCGACTACTGAGTATATGGCTGCCGCCTTGTTAGATATGGCTTGGCATACACTTGATGGCAAAGACCTAAAAGATGCTGACGCTTTTGAGAAAGCGACTTTGGACGAGCTTGGTTTAATTCCTGAAATTGCACCACGTTATCGTTCGGCCTACTTTAACCACATCTTCTCAAGCGCAAGCGGTGGTTATTCTGCAGGTTATTACAGCTACATTTGGTCTGAAATCTTCGCTGCTGACGCTTATCAGGCATTCCGCGAAAACGGTATCTTCGATAAAGAAACCGCCGATAAGTATGTGGAGTTTATTTTGTCAAAGGGTGGCACACAAGATCCATTGGAATTGTATAAAAAATTCCGTGGAAAAGAAGCTGATCCTAAGTACTTAATGATCAGTCGTGGCTTGATTGAGTCAGATAAAGAGTAA
- a CDS encoding GNAT family N-acetyltransferase has product MSKPIVLKPVTSINDIAPSDWKELLLHLPEAERTNPYVQYEFLKALEDTGSVSRETGWQPCHLAFYRQNGCEKSNYEKDSAEGEPEEGCGALVAVLPSYIKAHSYGEYVFDWAWADAYQRHGLEYYPKILTAVPMTPITGPRFISSLSMKETPALINAAIEWLEQNQMSSWHINFVNETVAKALGNKPLLRRHDIQFHWTNRGYDDFQQFLSSLKAKKRKNIVRERKSFNVTDSEWSFEWLDGNSATVEDWQLFDQMYRNTFDKKGGWAQLSQDFFPSCAQAMPEQTLLLFAKRQGQAVAGAFFMRSDSSLYGRYWGCFEDVEFLHFETCYYQGIEYAIKHGLKYFEPGAQGEHKLPRGFMPVFTHSLHYVSHPQFRNAIEYSIEQEDSWLDIRYQDYLKHSPYKD; this is encoded by the coding sequence TTGTCTAAGCCGATAGTCCTTAAACCTGTAACATCGATCAATGATATAGCTCCGAGCGACTGGAAAGAGCTCCTGTTGCATTTACCTGAAGCCGAACGGACGAATCCCTATGTCCAATATGAATTCTTAAAAGCTTTGGAAGATACAGGCTCTGTAAGCAGAGAAACAGGTTGGCAGCCATGCCATTTAGCTTTTTATCGTCAAAATGGCTGTGAGAAAAGCAATTATGAGAAAGATAGTGCTGAAGGTGAGCCGGAAGAGGGGTGTGGGGCACTAGTTGCCGTGCTACCCAGTTATATTAAAGCGCACTCTTATGGTGAGTATGTGTTTGATTGGGCTTGGGCCGATGCCTATCAGCGCCATGGCTTAGAATACTACCCCAAAATCTTGACAGCTGTTCCCATGACTCCAATTACAGGCCCTAGATTCATCAGCTCTTTATCTATGAAAGAAACCCCTGCGCTCATAAACGCTGCTATTGAGTGGCTAGAACAGAACCAAATGAGTAGCTGGCATATTAATTTTGTTAATGAGACGGTGGCAAAGGCGCTTGGTAATAAGCCGTTATTGCGGAGACACGATATCCAATTCCACTGGACCAATCGTGGCTATGACGATTTCCAACAGTTCCTGTCTAGCTTGAAGGCAAAAAAACGTAAGAACATCGTTCGAGAACGTAAAAGCTTTAACGTAACTGATAGTGAATGGTCATTCGAATGGTTAGATGGCAATAGTGCGACAGTTGAGGATTGGCAGCTGTTTGATCAGATGTATCGTAATACCTTTGATAAAAAAGGTGGCTGGGCGCAATTATCCCAAGACTTCTTTCCCTCTTGCGCACAAGCAATGCCTGAGCAGACGTTATTGTTATTCGCGAAGCGTCAAGGCCAAGCAGTAGCAGGGGCTTTCTTTATGCGCTCGGATAGCTCTCTTTATGGCCGTTACTGGGGGTGCTTTGAGGATGTCGAGTTCTTGCACTTTGAAACCTGTTATTACCAAGGCATTGAGTACGCCATTAAACATGGTTTAAAGTATTTTGAGCCTGGCGCACAAGGGGAGCATAAATTGCCGAGAGGCTTTATGCCAGTGTTCACACACTCTTTGCACTATGTCAGCCACCCGCAATTCCGTAACGCGATAGAGTATTCCATCGAACAAGAAGACAGCTGGCTAGACATTCGTTATCAAGACTACCTCAAACATTCGCCTTATAAAGACTGA